The following proteins come from a genomic window of Halorussus halophilus:
- a CDS encoding trans-sulfuration enzyme family protein: protein MDRPRFETREVHAGHGTDEHGALMTPIYANSTYAYESPTDLVGEHRYSRMSQPTRDELEAVFADLEGGEHASAFASGMAAIDAVFSLLSSGDHVVAAKNLYAETHELLTNVYSRYGVDVTHVDVTDEEAIAAAVTADTALVYFETPTNPVLNVGDIEAAADVAHENDAILAVDNTFASPFLQRPLEQGADLVVESLTKYLGGHSDVIAGAVATRDANLAEEIDYYQYARGGIPSPFDCFLVLRGAKTLSFRMERHCQNAQAVADFLVEHPQVEEVYYPGLESHPNHSVAAKQMDDFGGMVSFELAGGVEEAAEFAANLEVITLAESLGGVESLVEVPAVMTHQDLSPEELAEAGISETLVRLSVGVEHEADLLADVEGALDAAFQTIVE, encoded by the coding sequence ATGGACAGGCCCAGATTCGAGACGCGGGAGGTTCACGCCGGACACGGCACGGACGAACACGGCGCGCTGATGACGCCGATTTACGCCAATTCGACGTACGCCTACGAGTCGCCGACCGACCTCGTGGGCGAGCATCGCTACTCGCGGATGAGCCAACCGACGCGCGACGAACTCGAAGCGGTGTTCGCCGACCTCGAAGGCGGCGAGCACGCCAGCGCGTTCGCCAGCGGGATGGCGGCTATCGACGCCGTCTTCTCGCTGCTGTCGAGCGGCGACCACGTGGTCGCCGCGAAGAACCTCTACGCGGAGACCCACGAACTGCTCACCAACGTGTACTCCCGCTACGGCGTGGACGTGACACACGTGGACGTGACCGACGAGGAGGCAATCGCGGCGGCGGTGACCGCCGACACCGCGCTCGTCTACTTCGAGACGCCGACGAATCCCGTGTTGAACGTCGGCGACATCGAAGCGGCCGCAGACGTGGCGCACGAGAACGACGCTATTCTCGCCGTGGACAACACCTTCGCGTCGCCGTTCCTCCAGCGGCCGCTCGAACAGGGTGCCGACCTTGTCGTGGAGTCGCTGACGAAGTATCTCGGCGGTCACTCCGACGTTATCGCGGGCGCAGTCGCCACGAGAGACGCGAATCTGGCCGAGGAAATCGACTACTATCAGTACGCCCGCGGTGGGATTCCAAGTCCGTTCGACTGCTTTCTCGTCCTTCGGGGCGCGAAAACGCTCTCGTTCCGGATGGAACGACACTGTCAGAACGCCCAAGCAGTCGCCGACTTCCTCGTGGAACATCCGCAAGTCGAAGAGGTCTACTACCCTGGGTTAGAGAGCCACCCGAATCATTCGGTCGCCGCCAAGCAGATGGACGACTTCGGTGGCATGGTAAGTTTCGAACTCGCAGGCGGCGTCGAGGAAGCCGCGGAGTTCGCCGCGAATTTGGAAGTCATCACGCTCGCGGAGAGTCTGGGTGGCGTCGAGAGCCTCGTGGAAGTGCCCGCAGTGATGACCCATCAGGACCTCTCGCCCGAGGAACTCGCCGAGGCGGGCATCAGCGAGACGCTCGTCCGTCTCAGCGTCGGCGTCGAACACGAGGCGGACCTGCTCGCGGACGTAGAGGGTGCGCTCGACGCGGCGTTTCAGACGATAGTGGAGTAA
- a CDS encoding M20 family metallopeptidase, with amino-acid sequence MTGDEPTNDLADLAARLVRIPSENPPGDERPCVEFVVEWFEEEGIDAELVETPEMDRPNAVAVVGELDDDSPTVVLNGHTDVVPAGDHEQWSHDPYGGDVADGKLWGRGSADMKTGLALAMLTAKSLASEIESGALDGSLVVHAAAGEETGIPGTRTLIDAGYGGDCAIVLEPTNFRVATSAKGVATYRVSVEGAASHASHPDQGTNAIDLTRRVLDAIDDYDADLRGREDPLCGRAFATVTELEAGTDSNMAVLPERAELLLDRRILPDESIDAVEQELDDLFETVERESGVTAERTLVQHYASASIPNDHSLAIQFRDLSTNLADAPAGPWGMEAATDAREFVADGIPAIIWGPGNLSQAHTVDEHIDLGDAQVGLEILERGVSGLLSE; translated from the coding sequence ATGACGGGTGACGAACCGACGAACGACCTCGCCGACCTCGCCGCCCGACTCGTCCGGATTCCCAGCGAGAACCCGCCCGGCGACGAGCGACCGTGCGTGGAGTTCGTCGTGGAGTGGTTCGAAGAGGAGGGAATCGACGCCGAACTGGTCGAGACGCCCGAGATGGACCGCCCGAACGCCGTCGCAGTCGTGGGCGAACTAGACGACGATTCGCCGACCGTCGTCCTGAACGGCCACACAGACGTGGTTCCGGCGGGCGACCACGAGCAGTGGAGCCACGACCCTTACGGGGGCGACGTTGCAGATGGAAAACTCTGGGGCCGCGGGAGCGCCGACATGAAGACCGGCCTCGCGCTCGCCATGCTCACCGCGAAGTCCCTCGCGTCCGAAATCGAATCCGGCGCGCTTGACGGTTCGCTGGTGGTTCACGCCGCCGCTGGCGAAGAGACCGGAATTCCGGGAACGCGGACGCTCATCGACGCGGGCTACGGCGGCGACTGCGCAATCGTCCTCGAACCGACGAACTTCCGCGTGGCGACCAGTGCGAAGGGAGTCGCCACGTACCGAGTGAGTGTCGAAGGCGCGGCCTCCCACGCGAGTCACCCCGACCAAGGCACGAATGCAATCGACCTCACACGCCGCGTATTGGACGCCATCGACGACTACGACGCAGACCTTCGGGGCCGCGAGGACCCGCTCTGTGGCCGTGCCTTCGCCACTGTCACCGAGTTGGAAGCGGGCACCGACTCCAACATGGCGGTGCTGCCGGAACGCGCCGAACTCCTGCTCGACCGGCGCATCCTCCCCGACGAATCCATCGACGCCGTAGAACAGGAGTTAGACGACCTATTCGAAACTGTCGAGCGGGAGTCGGGCGTGACAGCCGAGCGGACGCTCGTCCAGCACTACGCGTCGGCCTCGATTCCGAACGACCACTCCCTCGCGATACAGTTCCGCGACCTCTCCACAAATTTGGCAGACGCGCCCGCCGGCCCGTGGGGCATGGAAGCCGCGACCGACGCGCGGGAGTTCGTCGCTGACGGGATTCCGGCCATCATCTGGGGACCGGGCAACCTCTCGCAAGCCCACACCGTAGACGAACACATCGACCTCGGGGACGCACAAGTCGGTCTGGAGATTCTGGAGCGCGGCGTCAGCGGACTGTTGAGCGAGTAG
- a CDS encoding DUF7522 family protein — translation MQTSLLSDARADRIVEPCREHVGDALRSITYFTASDYEQIFLRSDLEQDADLTTFIGLEWRESDITENAYQGTELGEHTYTLRRFENGFLLRVATDSAGVFVTTDDLTLDAFDDLAEILDDVVESLRNGEA, via the coding sequence GTGCAAACCTCATTGCTCTCGGACGCTCGCGCCGACCGCATCGTCGAACCCTGCCGCGAACACGTCGGCGACGCGCTCCGCTCGATAACGTACTTCACGGCGAGCGACTACGAACAAATATTCCTCCGAAGCGACCTCGAACAGGACGCCGACCTGACGACGTTCATCGGTCTCGAATGGCGAGAGTCCGACATCACCGAGAACGCGTACCAGGGGACCGAACTCGGCGAACACACATACACACTCCGCCGATTCGAGAACGGATTCCTGCTCCGGGTCGCGACCGACAGTGCGGGCGTCTTCGTAACTACCGACGACCTCACGCTCGACGCGTTCGACGACCTCGCGGAGATACTCGACGACGTGGTCGAGTCGCTCCGGAACGGCGAGGCGTAG
- a CDS encoding carboxylate--amine ligase has protein sequence MGGEDASSETVLIPTGYDPGSYPCIRSLSKRDVYTLVASENEDALEFDSRFCDERTVLPSPHDLQAYRDALLELATRSDVRTIIPVREEDIYLLSKYRERFEKHVSLAVPSLDALERVHDRKQLFDAAADAGVPIPETRLLSEVDDWDPELIIKSRYNLLAEDWVDGYDANAIEEVKTVEHVRPGEKPDVTALREEMKHDPIVQEFVPTSDEYMVAAIYDHGEPLATFQHRQIRGNSYTGGGSVYRESIYNEELEAVARTLLDHLDWHGLACIEYMKDERTGEFKLTEINPRMWQSLPFSVRAGADFPHYYWQLATGTPEEIDTGPEPGYEVGTGSHLLYGEFGYLLSVLRDESPHVPKPSLVGATIDLLWSCYEHPNFDYLRLDDPRPFVSGVKHMLSPRS, from the coding sequence ATGGGTGGAGAGGACGCGAGTAGCGAGACAGTGTTGATACCGACTGGATACGACCCCGGCAGTTACCCCTGCATCCGGTCGCTTAGCAAACGCGACGTTTACACGCTCGTCGCCTCCGAGAACGAGGACGCATTAGAGTTCGATTCTCGATTCTGCGACGAACGTACCGTCCTGCCGTCGCCACACGACTTACAGGCGTACAGAGACGCACTGCTCGAACTCGCGACGCGGTCGGACGTGCGGACGATAATCCCGGTTCGAGAAGAGGACATCTACCTGCTCTCGAAGTACCGCGAGCGATTCGAGAAACACGTCTCGCTGGCCGTGCCGTCGCTCGACGCGCTCGAACGCGTCCACGACCGAAAGCAGTTGTTCGACGCCGCCGCGGACGCTGGCGTGCCGATACCCGAAACTCGACTGCTCAGCGAGGTGGACGACTGGGACCCCGAACTGATAATCAAGTCGCGGTACAATCTGTTGGCCGAAGACTGGGTAGACGGCTACGACGCGAACGCAATCGAGGAGGTGAAGACGGTCGAACACGTCCGACCGGGCGAGAAGCCAGACGTGACCGCCCTCCGCGAGGAGATGAAACACGACCCCATCGTCCAAGAGTTCGTCCCCACGTCGGACGAGTACATGGTCGCCGCGATTTACGACCACGGCGAACCGCTAGCGACGTTCCAACACCGCCAGATTCGGGGGAATTCTTACACCGGTGGCGGAAGTGTCTATCGAGAGTCTATCTACAACGAGGAACTGGAAGCAGTGGCTCGGACGCTTCTCGACCACCTCGATTGGCACGGCCTCGCCTGCATCGAGTACATGAAAGACGAGCGGACGGGCGAGTTCAAACTCACCGAAATCAACCCCCGGATGTGGCAATCACTGCCCTTCTCGGTCCGGGCGGGCGCTGACTTCCCGCACTACTACTGGCAACTGGCGACGGGGACCCCCGAGGAAATCGACACCGGGCCGGAACCGGGCTACGAAGTCGGTACCGGCAGTCACCTGCTGTACGGCGAGTTCGGCTACCTGCTGAGCGTACTCCGAGACGAATCGCCGCACGTCCCGAAACCCTCGCTGGTCGGCGCGACGATAGACCTACTGTGGTCCTGTTACGAGCATCCGAACTTCGACTACCTCCGACTGGACGACCCTCGACCGTTCGTCAGCGGCGTCAAACACATGCTTTCGCCGCGTTCGTAG
- a CDS encoding bactofilin family protein, producing the protein MNGGTSNRLDHILVAAFVLFVVVAMVPGTVAATNEVGVSVVVERGETLDDDLTAGAGSVLILGTVNGDVTALAGNVVVTGEVTGDVTAVGGNVEVVGEVGGSVTTFAINYGVSGVVGGDVDAIVGALAINGTVGGNTEAIGIFTEVERGGRIVGTLQTTAYRTAVNGTVLGTPARTGNETVAGNETTVAGETTQRGGGDEESNDGNQTAAAQDRDPPEIDAEGSLSDAAANQFVTNDSLVSTHGVGGTVLQIVPGLGRGDSLSIFDAYGFLVNLLLGAILVGWLPNFSTDVASLVTRHPIRSGLAGVGVLIAAPIVLLVLALSFFGFPLALAGGALYLVASWVGVAYGRFAVGTWVFVAAAQALAYADIETETVRNRWARLLTGYVIVALLLRVPYLGTVVDGVVLALGIGALSSVAYEAYQRSEGLRPSPVAEALGRE; encoded by the coding sequence ATGAATGGGGGAACATCGAACCGACTCGACCACATACTGGTCGCCGCCTTCGTCCTCTTCGTCGTGGTTGCGATGGTTCCGGGGACAGTCGCCGCGACGAACGAGGTGGGCGTCTCCGTCGTCGTCGAACGAGGCGAGACGCTCGACGACGACCTAACCGCTGGAGCGGGGTCCGTGCTGATACTCGGCACCGTAAACGGCGACGTGACCGCGCTCGCGGGAAACGTCGTCGTGACGGGCGAAGTGACAGGTGACGTGACGGCAGTCGGCGGCAACGTCGAAGTCGTCGGCGAGGTCGGTGGGTCTGTCACCACGTTCGCGATTAACTACGGCGTCTCCGGCGTTGTCGGAGGCGACGTGGACGCTATCGTCGGCGCACTCGCCATCAACGGCACGGTTGGGGGAAATACAGAGGCTATCGGCATCTTCACAGAAGTCGAGCGGGGCGGCCGAATTGTCGGCACGCTACAGACGACTGCGTATCGGACGGCGGTCAACGGGACGGTTCTCGGGACGCCAGCACGAACCGGAAACGAGACTGTCGCCGGAAACGAGACGACCGTCGCAGGTGAGACGACGCAGCGCGGAGGAGGAGACGAAGAATCGAACGACGGTAACCAAACGGCCGCCGCACAGGACCGTGACCCGCCGGAAATTGACGCCGAGGGTTCACTCTCAGATGCCGCCGCGAACCAGTTCGTGACTAACGACTCGCTGGTTTCGACCCACGGTGTCGGCGGCACGGTCCTCCAGATAGTGCCGGGACTAGGCCGCGGAGACAGTCTCAGCATCTTCGACGCCTACGGATTTCTCGTCAATCTGCTCCTCGGCGCGATACTCGTCGGCTGGCTCCCAAACTTCTCGACCGACGTGGCGTCACTGGTCACTCGTCACCCGATTCGGAGCGGCTTGGCCGGAGTCGGAGTTCTCATCGCCGCACCTATCGTCTTGCTCGTCTTGGCCTTGAGCTTTTTCGGGTTCCCGCTCGCGCTCGCTGGCGGCGCGCTCTATCTCGTCGCCTCGTGGGTGGGCGTCGCCTACGGACGCTTCGCCGTCGGCACGTGGGTGTTCGTCGCCGCCGCCCAAGCACTCGCCTACGCCGACATCGAGACCGAGACGGTTCGGAATCGTTGGGCGCGGTTGCTGACGGGCTACGTCATCGTCGCGCTGTTACTCCGAGTTCCGTACCTCGGCACCGTGGTCGATGGCGTCGTGCTGGCATTGGGGATAGGGGCACTCTCCTCGGTGGCGTACGAGGCGTACCAACGGAGTGAGGGTCTCCGGCCGTCGCCAGTCGCCGAGGCGCTCGGCCGAGAGTAG
- a CDS encoding carboxylate--amine ligase — MTGEDAQRDAVLIPTGYQPGSYPCLRSLGKRGVYTLVASETEDAPEFKSRFCDERGVLPSPDDSQAYRDALLGLAARPDVRTILPIREVDVYLLSKYRERFGKHVSLAVPPVAVLERVHDRKQLFDAAADAGVPIPETQLLSDVDDWSPELIIKSRYNLLCEDRIDGYRPGTVEEIKAVEHVRPGEKPDVAALRAQMKHDPIVQEFVPTSDEYMFAAIYDHGEPLATFQHRQIRGTSYTGGGSVYRESIYDEELESVGRTLLDHLDWHGLACIEYMKDARTGEFKLTEINPRMWQSLPFTVRVGADFPYYYWLQATGDSDRIDIGPEPGYEVGTGSHLLYGEVGYLLSVLRDESPHVQRPSLVGAAMAVLASCYKHPHFDYLRLDDPGPFVSGVGHMFSKLS, encoded by the coding sequence ATGACTGGGGAGGACGCCCAGCGGGACGCCGTGCTGATACCGACGGGGTACCAACCCGGAAGCTATCCTTGCCTTCGCTCGCTCGGCAAGCGCGGCGTTTACACGCTCGTCGCCTCCGAGACCGAGGACGCGCCGGAGTTCAAATCTCGGTTCTGTGACGAACGAGGCGTCCTCCCGTCACCGGACGACTCGCAGGCGTACAGAGACGCTCTCCTCGGTCTCGCGGCCCGGCCGGACGTGCGGACGATACTCCCAATTCGAGAGGTGGACGTGTACCTCCTCTCGAAGTACCGCGAGCGATTCGGGAAACACGTCTCGCTGGCCGTCCCACCGGTCGCGGTTCTCGAACGCGTCCACGACCGAAAGCAGTTGTTCGACGCCGCCGCAGACGCCGGGGTCCCGATACCGGAGACGCAGTTGCTGAGCGACGTAGACGATTGGAGTCCCGAACTGATAATCAAATCCCGGTACAACCTCCTCTGTGAGGACCGAATAGACGGCTACCGACCGGGAACCGTCGAGGAGATCAAGGCAGTCGAACACGTCCGGCCGGGCGAGAAACCGGACGTGGCCGCCCTTCGAGCGCAGATGAAACACGACCCCATCGTCCAAGAATTCGTCCCCACGTCGGACGAGTACATGTTCGCCGCGATCTACGACCACGGTGAACCCCTAGCGACGTTCCAACACCGCCAGATTCGAGGGACATCCTACACCGGAGGCGGGAGCGTCTACCGCGAATCCATCTACGACGAGGAACTCGAATCAGTTGGCCGGACGCTCCTCGACCACCTCGACTGGCACGGCCTCGCCTGCATCGAGTACATGAAAGACGCACGAACGGGCGAGTTCAAACTCACCGAAATCAACCCCCGGATGTGGCAGTCGCTCCCGTTCACGGTTCGGGTGGGTGCTGACTTCCCGTACTACTACTGGCTACAGGCAACCGGTGACTCCGACCGAATCGACATCGGGCCGGAACCGGGCTACGAAGTCGGTACCGGTAGTCACCTCCTCTACGGTGAAGTCGGCTATCTGCTGAGCGTACTCCGAGACGAGTCCCCACACGTTCAGCGACCCTCACTGGTCGGCGCGGCGATGGCCGTGCTGGCGTCCTGTTACAAGCATCCGCACTTCGATTACCTCCGACTGGACGACCCTGGGCCGTTCGTCAGCGGCGTCGGTCACATGTTCTCGAAGCTCTCGTAG
- a CDS encoding lysylphosphatidylglycerol synthase transmembrane domain-containing protein, which produces MLSISIGPWGYLLTVISVSMNSSDINTSHRNHRPMDDRVATILRLGISVALLTFIVNSVGVDKLVTNLSNVRPSFLLIATTLAVFNVALSAYKWKLLLLIKQIDLSFRVLFVYYYIGQFFNAFLPTMVGGDGVRAYYLQQNHGAGPDAVSSVFVERLTGLLTVLAIGGTATLFVSNRIPTVVVVAILLVCIPGATVLVALLFTDFGRDMFERTLFRVELFDVGDRLASVYDAVYEYRTARHMLVPVIGLSLLFRLVLIFNNYVVAVGLGMELPLVYFLVFIPLVEVLLFLPVSIQGFGVREMSYVYLFGSVGAATGTALTLALVMQLILGVLNNLIGGIVYVGKDDYSL; this is translated from the coding sequence TTGCTTTCTATCTCTATCGGTCCATGGGGATACTTACTGACCGTAATTTCGGTGAGTATGAATAGTTCAGATATAAATACTTCCCATCGAAATCACCGTCCGATGGACGACCGAGTGGCGACGATTCTACGCTTGGGTATCAGTGTGGCCCTGCTTACCTTCATTGTGAATTCCGTCGGCGTCGACAAACTCGTAACGAACCTCTCCAACGTCAGACCTAGCTTTCTATTAATCGCGACGACTCTCGCGGTCTTCAACGTTGCTCTCAGCGCGTACAAGTGGAAACTACTCCTCTTGATCAAGCAAATCGACCTCTCGTTTCGGGTCCTGTTCGTCTACTACTATATCGGACAGTTTTTCAACGCATTCCTCCCGACGATGGTGGGAGGTGACGGCGTCCGTGCGTACTATCTGCAGCAAAATCACGGAGCGGGTCCCGACGCGGTTTCGTCGGTGTTTGTCGAGCGACTCACTGGTCTCCTGACCGTATTGGCTATCGGCGGCACTGCGACGCTGTTTGTTTCGAATCGCATCCCTACAGTAGTCGTGGTCGCTATCCTTCTCGTCTGCATCCCGGGGGCAACCGTGCTCGTCGCACTCCTCTTCACCGACTTCGGCCGAGATATGTTCGAACGGACTCTGTTCCGGGTCGAACTGTTTGACGTGGGCGACCGACTCGCGTCGGTCTATGATGCGGTCTACGAATATCGTACGGCACGACATATGCTCGTCCCTGTAATCGGCCTCTCGTTGCTATTTCGTCTTGTTCTCATCTTCAATAATTACGTCGTCGCCGTCGGTCTCGGAATGGAACTTCCCCTGGTATACTTCCTCGTGTTCATTCCCCTAGTCGAGGTTCTGTTGTTTCTTCCCGTCTCCATACAGGGATTCGGTGTTCGTGAAATGTCCTACGTCTATCTCTTCGGGTCGGTCGGTGCGGCGACTGGAACGGCCTTGACGCTGGCATTAGTGATGCAACTGATACTCGGCGTGTTGAACAACCTCATCGGCGGTATCGTCTACGTCGGTAAAGACGACTACTCCTTGTAA
- a CDS encoding sulfatase produces MSEIQNVLLISIDCLRADRFGEAIDSGLVPTFASLQNSGTSFESAFTVANTTDPSLTSFMTSDYPFAHGVVQNGWGLDESKPVGAEKFREAGYDTFGVVSVDHLNHEHSKLGRGFDRYFDDASYDTLYPILSRIYDTKLFNTIFGAVKNLGTQRYNVKNLLRDLGLIQLHCRTGRSVTDDAIEGLERADSPFFGWVHYFDMHEPRNAPRKWLGDHDEYTAAMMHVDELVGELLKALEARGLREETLIVLTGDHGEALDDHGYTGHGRTLYDEELHVPLVFDHDSLPDGGVERQVRTIDILPTLLSLADAEQLEAPGEPLFDDGPVETDRRVFAMAYPEFANAVAVRKDGWKLVRNRDSDEERLYDLEADPHEREDVSERERERRTDLAADLDEWLVRFEETGRQEVDSETEEMLADLGYKE; encoded by the coding sequence ATGAGTGAAATTCAGAACGTTCTCCTGATCAGCATCGATTGTCTCCGTGCTGACCGGTTCGGAGAAGCGATAGACTCCGGACTCGTTCCGACGTTCGCCTCCCTCCAGAACTCGGGCACATCTTTCGAGTCCGCGTTCACCGTCGCGAACACGACGGACCCCAGTCTCACCTCCTTCATGACTAGCGACTATCCGTTCGCTCACGGGGTCGTGCAAAACGGATGGGGCCTCGATGAGAGCAAGCCGGTCGGTGCCGAAAAGTTCCGCGAAGCGGGCTACGACACGTTCGGCGTCGTCAGTGTCGATCACCTCAATCACGAACACTCGAAACTCGGTCGCGGGTTCGACCGCTATTTCGACGATGCCTCGTACGACACGCTGTACCCGATACTGAGCCGTATATACGACACAAAACTCTTCAACACGATATTTGGTGCGGTCAAGAACCTGGGTACTCAGCGATACAACGTCAAGAATCTGCTTCGAGACCTCGGGTTGATTCAATTACACTGTCGAACCGGACGAAGCGTCACTGACGACGCCATCGAGGGCCTCGAACGTGCCGACTCACCGTTCTTCGGGTGGGTCCACTACTTCGACATGCACGAGCCTCGTAACGCCCCGCGAAAGTGGCTCGGCGACCACGACGAGTACACCGCTGCGATGATGCACGTGGACGAACTCGTCGGTGAACTACTGAAAGCACTCGAAGCACGCGGACTACGCGAAGAGACGCTGATCGTCTTGACCGGGGACCATGGCGAAGCGCTCGACGACCACGGTTATACCGGCCACGGCCGAACACTCTACGACGAGGAGCTGCACGTCCCGCTGGTGTTCGACCACGACTCCCTCCCGGACGGGGGCGTCGAGCGTCAAGTTCGAACCATCGATATTCTACCGACACTGCTCTCGCTCGCGGACGCCGAACAATTAGAGGCCCCCGGAGAACCGCTTTTCGACGACGGACCCGTCGAGACCGACAGGCGCGTATTCGCGATGGCGTACCCGGAGTTCGCCAACGCGGTCGCCGTTCGAAAGGACGGATGGAAACTCGTTCGAAACCGCGATTCTGACGAGGAGCGACTCTACGACCTCGAAGCGGACCCGCACGAACGGGAGGACGTATCCGAGCGAGAAAGAGAACGCAGAACGGACCTCGCTGCCGACCTCGACGAATGGCTGGTTCGCTTCGAGGAGACCGGACGACAAGAGGTCGATTCGGAGACCGAAGAGATGCTCGCTGACCTCGGTTACAAGGAGTAG
- a CDS encoding glycosyltransferase family 39 protein encodes MTSTRLRAIVPLLDENRILSGVVLAGIALRVAFWAVMYPIWKHFATFLVLKQPLLPYLGNFQGYKPSRMPFYDLFSALFYVPTSPFLGVRAVTVFSLIVSCVSVLVFYPAARRFFDERAALYATTLYALYPKLLVLTAKGYPEASAVGIIVISTYALGTSRERNGAPFWSVVAGVTATFSYLLYVPAVLYGILTAAFVQLDSRIRTPVEGSRLRALSVPTTTTVLYVLPPFVVGVLYLVFGPLQKILTTASADSGTAVSSLFVDPDSYGVMEKVVRYVAYEYFDFWWHLRGFDKEKHVLGTVEKLQNFLGDAFWIFFGGWTGITLFLTVIICIGIGAMAKRRKPADVYVLGIGAVYLVALTFRNAGWVGAFQTRHVFPLFFAVTLTFGVGAARLVEWGKNEPLGQRYATVTNRLNANKLVHLLVVLGLVALVANGGVNAYLAGQNDRVSKEAPITELTAVAASDDTVAVASLENYWWSVLYSEGEVWPVLWVNTSAAEDTAKSRTVRADIQVHETNEPLTGTDLLYLSNPCGPLNEYQQTLADTAVERGGSIVINRSRSRGTRCRVTAVLVELPE; translated from the coding sequence ATGACCTCCACGCGCTTACGAGCGATCGTTCCACTACTCGATGAGAATCGAATCTTGTCCGGAGTCGTCCTCGCTGGAATCGCGTTGCGAGTCGCGTTTTGGGCGGTCATGTACCCTATCTGGAAGCATTTTGCTACCTTCTTGGTACTCAAACAGCCACTGCTGCCGTACTTAGGGAACTTTCAGGGGTACAAACCCAGCCGAATGCCGTTCTACGACTTGTTTTCCGCACTGTTCTACGTACCAACCAGCCCATTTCTCGGCGTTCGCGCGGTGACCGTCTTCTCGCTAATCGTTTCGTGTGTGTCAGTGCTCGTGTTTTATCCCGCAGCACGGAGATTCTTCGACGAACGCGCGGCACTGTACGCGACGACGTTGTACGCGCTGTATCCGAAGCTTCTGGTATTGACTGCGAAAGGGTACCCCGAAGCGTCAGCGGTCGGTATCATCGTGATTTCGACGTACGCACTTGGAACGAGTCGTGAACGAAACGGCGCGCCTTTCTGGTCCGTAGTCGCCGGCGTCACCGCAACCTTCTCGTATCTCCTGTACGTCCCGGCAGTTCTGTACGGCATTTTGACGGCGGCGTTCGTCCAACTCGACAGTCGGATTCGAACACCGGTAGAAGGAAGTCGGCTTCGTGCCCTGAGTGTGCCGACGACGACGACAGTACTGTACGTCCTGCCTCCCTTTGTCGTCGGAGTCTTGTATCTCGTCTTCGGACCGCTGCAGAAGATACTGACGACCGCTTCCGCAGATTCTGGAACAGCCGTGTCGTCCCTCTTCGTGGATCCGGATTCGTACGGAGTTATGGAGAAGGTCGTCAGATATGTCGCCTACGAATACTTCGACTTTTGGTGGCATCTCCGTGGGTTCGACAAAGAGAAACACGTCCTCGGAACCGTCGAGAAGTTACAGAACTTTCTCGGTGACGCGTTTTGGATTTTCTTCGGTGGGTGGACCGGCATCACGCTGTTCCTCACCGTTATCATCTGCATCGGCATCGGTGCGATGGCGAAACGTCGAAAGCCCGCGGACGTGTACGTTCTCGGAATCGGTGCGGTCTACCTCGTCGCACTCACGTTCCGCAACGCTGGCTGGGTCGGTGCGTTCCAAACGCGCCACGTCTTTCCGTTGTTTTTCGCGGTCACGCTCACATTCGGAGTCGGTGCCGCGCGTCTCGTCGAGTGGGGTAAGAATGAACCGCTCGGTCAGCGGTACGCGACGGTAACGAACCGACTCAACGCGAACAAGTTGGTCCATCTTCTCGTTGTTCTCGGTTTAGTAGCCCTGGTGGCGAACGGCGGAGTCAACGCGTACCTTGCTGGACAGAATGACCGCGTCTCAAAAGAGGCCCCGATAACGGAACTAACGGCGGTGGCGGCGTCGGACGATACCGTCGCTGTAGCGAGTCTCGAAAACTACTGGTGGAGCGTCCTGTACAGTGAGGGCGAGGTTTGGCCGGTTCTCTGGGTGAACACGTCGGCAGCGGAAGATACTGCCAAGAGTAGAACCGTACGGGCCGACATTCAGGTACACGAGACGAACGAGCCACTCACGGGCACAGATCTATTGTATCTCTCTAATCCGTGTGGCCCACTGAACGAGTATCAGCAAACGTTAGCCGACACAGCGGTAGAAAGAGGCGGAAGTATCGTCATCAATCGTTCGCGCAGTAGAGGGACTCGGTGTCGGGTCACGGCCGTGTTGGTGGAATTACCGGAATGA